The Microbacterium horticulturae genome has a window encoding:
- a CDS encoding DsbA family protein translates to MSNDESSNVPEPNDRRSAVREKAQLVHARQRRARAIRTTALTVGAVAVVAIVATGVTMAVTSQTSRPDMSPANVVDDGFAVTSVNGVAVDTGAQNVDATPTPTPTKSAKGAGSATATPDPAATGTGVVDIRVYVDYYAPGAKQFQVANVQQLTRWVDQDAATLSYYPVAMLSAKSNGTKYSQRAASASACVATHSPDSFFAFNNALLSKQPEQGDDGFTDVELADLAIASGADDPKTVRACIEDENYVTWVKDATERALVNIPDTDGVALTGTPMILVNGHPYAGALDDPKEFAQFVLTNSSDAYYHPVEPTPTATLDVSSSPSPSTTGK, encoded by the coding sequence ATGTCGAACGACGAGTCATCGAACGTTCCCGAGCCCAACGACCGCCGAAGCGCCGTGCGTGAGAAGGCGCAGCTGGTGCATGCGCGGCAGAGGCGCGCTCGGGCGATCCGCACCACCGCGCTCACGGTGGGTGCTGTCGCGGTCGTGGCGATCGTCGCGACCGGTGTCACGATGGCTGTCACCTCGCAGACGTCGCGCCCCGACATGTCGCCGGCGAACGTCGTCGATGACGGGTTCGCCGTCACGAGTGTGAACGGCGTCGCCGTCGACACGGGAGCGCAGAACGTGGATGCCACGCCCACCCCCACTCCGACGAAGTCCGCGAAGGGCGCGGGCTCGGCCACCGCGACGCCCGACCCTGCGGCGACCGGCACGGGCGTCGTCGACATTCGCGTGTACGTCGACTACTACGCGCCGGGGGCCAAGCAGTTCCAGGTGGCGAACGTCCAGCAGCTCACCCGGTGGGTGGATCAGGATGCTGCGACCCTGAGCTATTACCCGGTGGCGATGCTGTCGGCCAAGTCGAACGGCACCAAGTACTCGCAGCGCGCCGCCAGCGCCTCGGCCTGTGTGGCCACCCACTCGCCCGACTCGTTCTTCGCGTTCAACAACGCGTTGCTGTCGAAGCAGCCCGAGCAGGGCGACGACGGCTTCACCGACGTCGAGCTCGCTGACCTGGCGATCGCCTCGGGCGCCGACGACCCGAAGACCGTGCGCGCGTGCATCGAAGACGAGAACTACGTCACCTGGGTGAAGGATGCGACCGAGCGCGCGCTGGTGAACATCCCCGACACGGACGGGGTCGCACTCACCGGTACGCCGATGATCCTCGTGAACGGCCACCCGTATGCCGGGGCGCTCGACGACCCGAAGGAATTCGCGCAGTTCGTATTGACGAACTCGTCCGACGCGTACTACCACCCGGTTGAGCCGACGCCGACGGCCACGCTCGACGTGTCTTCGTCGCCCAGCCCCTCGACGACCGGCAAGTGA
- a CDS encoding ABC transporter ATP-binding protein, with the protein MASVTFDNATRLYPGGTRPAVDKINLEVADGEFLVLVGPSGCGKSTTLRMLAGLEEVNEGRILIGDRDVTDVPPKDRDIAMVFQNYALYPHMTVAENMGFALKIAGVKKEERAARVLEAAKLLDLEEYLSRKPKALSGGQRQRVAMGRAIVRQPQVFLMDEPLSNLDAKLRVQTRTQIASLQRRLGVTTVYVTHDQTEALTMGDRIAVLKDGVLQQVGSPRDLYEQPNNVFVAGFIGSPAMNLFPVNVTEGGVHFGSQVVPVESSTLAKVNGQQVTVGVRPEDIQVGAAGGQGLSVTVDLVEELGADGYLYGHSDIDGKRTDVVARVDGRNHPNAGETVVLTPITGRVHVFDMESGERLTDKAIASA; encoded by the coding sequence ATGGCGTCCGTCACGTTCGACAACGCAACCCGTCTCTACCCCGGAGGCACTCGCCCCGCGGTCGACAAGATCAATCTCGAGGTCGCCGACGGCGAATTCCTCGTTCTGGTCGGCCCCTCCGGTTGCGGTAAGTCCACCACCCTGCGCATGCTGGCCGGCCTCGAAGAGGTCAACGAGGGCCGCATCCTCATCGGCGACCGCGACGTCACCGACGTGCCGCCCAAGGACCGCGACATCGCCATGGTGTTCCAGAACTACGCCCTGTACCCGCACATGACGGTCGCGGAGAACATGGGCTTCGCCCTGAAGATCGCCGGTGTGAAGAAGGAAGAGCGCGCCGCCCGCGTGCTCGAGGCCGCGAAGCTGCTGGACCTCGAGGAGTACCTCAGCCGCAAGCCGAAGGCCCTGTCGGGTGGTCAGCGTCAGCGCGTCGCCATGGGCCGCGCCATCGTGCGCCAGCCGCAGGTGTTCCTCATGGACGAGCCGCTGTCGAACCTCGACGCCAAGCTGCGCGTGCAGACCCGTACCCAGATCGCGTCGCTGCAGCGCCGCCTGGGCGTCACCACTGTCTACGTCACGCACGACCAGACCGAGGCTCTGACCATGGGCGACCGCATCGCGGTCCTCAAGGACGGCGTCCTGCAGCAGGTCGGTTCGCCGCGTGACCTGTACGAGCAGCCGAACAACGTGTTCGTCGCCGGCTTCATCGGCTCGCCTGCCATGAACCTGTTCCCGGTCAACGTCACCGAGGGCGGCGTGCACTTCGGCAGCCAGGTCGTGCCCGTCGAGTCGTCCACTCTCGCCAAGGTCAACGGACAGCAGGTCACCGTGGGCGTGCGCCCCGAAGACATCCAGGTGGGCGCCGCAGGCGGCCAGGGTCTGTCCGTCACCGTCGACCTGGTCGAAGAGCTCGGTGCCGACGGCTACCTGTACGGCCACTCCGACATCGACGGCAAGCGCACCGACGTGGTCGCCCGCGTCGACGGCCGCAACCACCCCAACGCCGGCGAGACCGTCGTGCTCACCCCGATCACCGGCCGCGTGCACGTGTTCGACATGGAGAGCGGCGAGCGCCTCACCGACAAGGCGATCGCTTCGGCGTAG
- a CDS encoding DUF4032 domain-containing protein, with amino-acid sequence MTEALSITASAIDPGLLALPWSTPLGDWTSDDIVYLPKGISRHLVRFANLSGRVVAIKETTPEMARREYDMLGSLDRLDVPCVERVAVIDGRADAAGKTLPSALVTAHLRFSLPYRALFTQVLRPDTANRLVDALAVLLVRLHNVGFFWGDVSLSNTLFRRDAGAFAAYLVDAETGELHESGLTRGQREHDLEVAHTNIAGEILDLAAGGRLERGMDAVAIADGIISSYRSLWDALTGAETFTAGESWRITERVQRLNALGFDIGEMSIRATPDGTKVSIQPKVVDAGHHQRRLIRLTGLDVEENQARRLLNDLDEYRARTGASADDEEMVAHEWLTRVFEPVVRAIPFELRAKLEPAEVFHQVLEHRWYMSQARGVSVPLAETVTSYIDDVLRHRRDEATVMGPGTETFTMPIALDAASTDDDDEPTGDWRDLV; translated from the coding sequence GTGACCGAGGCCTTGAGCATCACCGCGAGCGCCATCGACCCGGGGCTGCTGGCGCTGCCGTGGTCGACGCCCCTGGGCGACTGGACCAGCGACGACATCGTCTACCTGCCCAAGGGCATCTCGCGGCACCTCGTGCGCTTCGCCAACCTCTCCGGCCGCGTGGTGGCGATCAAAGAGACCACGCCCGAAATGGCCCGGCGCGAGTACGACATGCTCGGCAGCCTCGACAGGCTGGATGTGCCCTGCGTCGAACGGGTCGCCGTCATCGACGGGAGGGCGGATGCCGCGGGCAAGACGCTGCCGTCGGCGCTGGTCACCGCGCACCTGCGCTTTTCCCTCCCCTACCGCGCGCTGTTCACCCAGGTGCTGCGCCCCGACACCGCGAATCGGCTCGTCGACGCACTGGCCGTCCTGCTCGTGCGGCTGCACAATGTCGGGTTCTTCTGGGGCGACGTCTCGTTGTCGAACACGCTGTTCCGGCGCGACGCGGGTGCCTTCGCCGCGTACCTCGTCGACGCCGAGACCGGCGAACTGCACGAGTCGGGGTTGACCCGCGGGCAGCGCGAACACGACCTCGAGGTCGCGCACACCAACATCGCCGGTGAGATCCTCGACCTGGCGGCCGGCGGCCGACTGGAACGCGGCATGGATGCCGTCGCGATCGCCGACGGCATCATCTCGTCGTACCGATCCCTCTGGGACGCCCTGACCGGAGCCGAGACCTTCACGGCCGGCGAATCGTGGCGCATCACCGAGCGCGTGCAGCGATTGAACGCGCTCGGCTTCGACATCGGCGAGATGTCGATCCGCGCGACTCCCGACGGCACGAAGGTGTCCATCCAGCCCAAGGTCGTGGACGCCGGGCACCACCAGCGGCGCCTCATCCGGCTGACCGGGCTCGATGTCGAAGAGAACCAGGCCCGCCGGCTGCTGAACGACCTCGACGAGTACCGCGCTCGCACCGGTGCGAGCGCGGACGACGAGGAGATGGTCGCGCACGAGTGGCTCACCCGGGTCTTCGAGCCGGTCGTGCGGGCGATCCCATTCGAGCTGCGCGCGAAACTCGAACCGGCCGAGGTCTTCCATCAGGTGCTCGAACACCGGTGGTACATGTCCCAGGCGCGTGGGGTCTCCGTACCCCTCGCCGAGACCGTGACCAGTTACATCGACGATGTGCTCCGGCACCGCCGCGACGAGGCCACGGTCATGGGCCCGGGCACGGAGACGTTCACCATGCCGATCGCGCTGGACGCGGCATCCACCGACGATGACGACGAGCCCACCGGAGACTGGCGCGACCTGGTGTGA
- a CDS encoding NAD(P)-dependent oxidoreductase yields MARIVVIGGTGYAGGHIVAEAAARGHETVAISRTKPETPIAGVTYVQADAADIDAMGDVFEGADAAVSAISPRGDMTDKVLDVLQGLVAKLRGTKTRLGIVGGAMGSLSAPGGPRLWDLGVADELKHEAGVGIDSLELVQNAGDDLDWFFVHPPKLFGAWAPGERTGHYRDGGEVIVEDAEGNSTISGEDFAIAVVDEIEQGNHRRERFTVGY; encoded by the coding sequence ATGGCACGCATCGTCGTCATCGGAGGAACCGGGTACGCCGGAGGGCACATCGTCGCGGAGGCGGCGGCGCGCGGACACGAAACAGTCGCGATCTCGCGCACCAAGCCCGAGACCCCGATCGCGGGCGTCACATACGTGCAGGCCGACGCGGCCGACATCGACGCCATGGGCGATGTGTTCGAGGGGGCGGATGCCGCGGTGTCGGCGATCTCGCCGCGTGGAGACATGACCGACAAGGTGCTCGATGTGCTGCAGGGCCTCGTGGCGAAGCTGCGCGGCACGAAGACCCGTCTGGGCATCGTCGGCGGCGCCATGGGCAGCCTGTCTGCCCCCGGCGGCCCCCGCCTGTGGGACCTGGGCGTCGCCGATGAGCTCAAGCACGAGGCCGGGGTCGGCATCGACTCACTCGAGCTCGTGCAGAACGCCGGCGACGACCTCGACTGGTTCTTCGTTCACCCGCCGAAGCTGTTCGGTGCGTGGGCGCCGGGCGAGCGCACCGGCCACTACCGCGACGGTGGCGAGGTCATCGTCGAGGACGCCGAGGGCAACTCCACCATCTCGGGCGAAGACTTCGCCATCGCCGTGGTCGACGAGATCGAGCAGGGAAACCACCGCCGCGAGCGCTTCACGGTCGGATACTGA